Proteins encoded in a region of the Mycolicibacterium duvalii genome:
- a CDS encoding MCE family protein → MESRRDRKLHPAWWTLILFAVIAAVIAGTGVMFAGTFRSYVPVTLKSDRAGLVMEPGAKVKLRGVEVGRVGDISGGLDQVSLDLEMFPDQLRQIPSNVQAEIRATTAFGAKYVNLIYPGDPSPQRLSKGAVLQSSNVSTEVNTVFQNLRGVLQKIDPAKLNGVLSALAEGLRGQGERLGQAITDGNDVLLALNPRAETVRRDWQALQGFSDTYAAAAPDIVTVLDAASTTSVTITDQAANLDALLVGVLGLSRSGIDLLGPSKDNLVKAINVLQPTTDLLLKYDPQLTCLLQGGKMTVDSGFLDVTGGADGKSVILDVALLLGDDQYKYPNHLPIIGAKGGPGGKPGCGSLPDVAKNWPVRYLVTNTGWGTGNDMRVNPGIGFPGYANYFPVTRAVPEPPSIRNRNGPAIGPIPYPGAPPYGAPQYAPDGTPLYPGLPPAPPPGAPRDPAPPPGVEPFNPPFPAPSQPIPLPRPSPPPPPPPPLSGPAQGPVPGQGDAPVPPGRPLPAEAP, encoded by the coding sequence ATGGAATCAAGAAGAGACCGAAAGCTGCACCCGGCGTGGTGGACCCTCATCCTGTTCGCGGTCATCGCCGCGGTCATCGCGGGAACTGGGGTGATGTTCGCGGGCACCTTCCGGTCGTATGTGCCGGTCACGCTGAAATCCGACCGTGCAGGCCTCGTGATGGAGCCCGGCGCGAAGGTGAAATTGCGCGGAGTGGAGGTCGGCCGCGTCGGCGACATCAGTGGCGGCCTCGACCAGGTGAGCCTGGACCTCGAGATGTTTCCCGACCAACTTCGGCAGATTCCGTCCAACGTCCAGGCCGAGATCAGGGCTACTACCGCCTTCGGGGCGAAGTACGTCAACCTCATCTACCCCGGTGACCCCAGTCCGCAGCGGTTGTCCAAAGGCGCTGTCCTGCAGTCTTCTAACGTCAGCACCGAGGTCAACACGGTGTTCCAGAATCTGCGGGGCGTGCTGCAGAAAATCGATCCTGCAAAACTGAACGGGGTACTCTCGGCACTCGCTGAAGGCCTCCGCGGCCAGGGCGAGCGACTGGGACAGGCCATCACCGACGGCAACGACGTCCTGCTGGCGCTCAATCCTCGCGCCGAGACGGTACGCCGAGATTGGCAAGCTCTCCAAGGATTCAGTGACACGTACGCTGCGGCAGCGCCCGACATCGTCACGGTGCTGGACGCGGCGAGCACCACCAGCGTCACGATCACCGATCAGGCCGCCAACCTGGACGCGTTGCTTGTCGGCGTGCTGGGGCTGTCCCGCAGCGGAATCGACCTTCTCGGGCCCAGCAAGGACAACCTGGTCAAGGCGATCAACGTGCTCCAGCCGACTACCGACCTGCTGTTGAAGTACGACCCACAGCTCACCTGCCTCCTGCAGGGCGGCAAGATGACCGTGGACAGCGGGTTCCTCGACGTCACCGGCGGCGCCGACGGCAAGTCGGTCATCCTCGACGTCGCGCTTCTGCTCGGCGACGATCAGTACAAGTACCCGAACCATCTGCCCATTATCGGCGCCAAGGGCGGTCCGGGGGGTAAGCCCGGATGCGGATCGCTACCCGATGTGGCCAAGAATTGGCCGGTCCGCTACTTGGTCACCAACACAGGATGGGGCACCGGCAACGACATGCGGGTCAACCCCGGCATCGGTTTCCCCGGCTACGCCAACTACTTCCCGGTGACCCGGGCGGTGCCGGAGCCGCCGAGCATCCGCAACCGGAACGGACCTGCGATAGGGCCGATCCCATACCCCGGCGCGCCGCCGTATGGAGCACCGCAGTACGCGCCCGACGGTACCCCGCTGTATCCGGGTCTACCGCCGGCGCCGCCCCCGGGGGCGCCTCGCGATCCTGCCCCGCCGCCCGGAGTCGAACCGTTCAACCCGCCGTTCCCGGCGCCGAGCCAGCCGATTCCATTGCCCCGGCCATCGCCGCCCCCGCCGCCGCCACCGCCGCTGTCCGGTCCCGCACAGGGACCGGTACCGGGACAGGGCGACGCGCCGGTGCCGCCGGGTCGGCCACTCCCGGCCGAGGCGCCCTGA